CTACTGCAGGAGAAATCTCAGGACATGAAACATTCTTGACACGCAATTCAGTTTCTGCTCAACCTGTTTATCAAAACCTGGCCTCAATCCCAAACCCCGCCTCTTAGAGCTTTATATAACACGGAGAATGTCGAAATGTTGTAAAGACAGACACCATAAATCGTCGGTCTCTCTGTCTCACTGCAGCAAGAATGGCTTCAGACTTGTGGACAGAAGATCAGTttagctgttcagtgtgtctggagcTATTGAAGGACCCAGTCACTACATCATGTGGACACAGTTACTGTATTGGGTGTATTAAAAACTGCTGGGATCAGACTGATCATACAAGTGTCTACAGGTGCCCCCAGTGCAGAGAGACCTTTACCCCAATGCCTGATCTGAGCAGAAACACCATGCTGGCTGAAGTTTTGGAGAAATTAAAGAAGACAGGACtcaatcctcctcctgctcaaagTTATGCTGGACCTGAAGATGTGCCATGTGATTTCTGCACTGGGAGAAAGTTCAAAGCTGTAAACTCCTGTTTGACGTGCCTGGCCTCTTACTGCGAAACACACATCAAGCCACACAGTGAGGTTACTCCATTAAAGAGGCACAAGCTGATCAATGCAActggaaatctggagcagaagcTTTGTACTGAACACCAAAAGGTTTTGGAGGTCTTCTGCAGAACCGATCAGACATGTATTTGCATGTTGTGTACACAAGATGAACACAAGAGCCATGATACAGTCTCAGCTGAGAAAGAAAGGACTGGGAAACAGGTAACGGTTTGAACCATTTCCTTGTAGCTATCCTAGAAGATAAGAATTCCCAGGGatatttaacatgtctgtttaCTAGGTTATACAGTTTCACATTAGATCAAAAATGGTTGATGTCTATTAAGAGCTATTTAAAgagctgtagtttattttttatttttttatggattcaaatgtatttcaagcTGAGTTGGGTAGTTGGAGGCAGATTGgaatttaatgtaaaaatattataatttatattgctagtattttgtatatttggttattttataGAATCATATGTCTGTTTCATTGTTTAAGATATTATAGTTTAATTGGTTAAACTGTGTAAACATGAAGTTCCCAGCAAAGccaagcaattattttaaaactctttGAGGTCCAGGCCAATTTTGGCTTGTTTTCCCTGTTTTCAAATTTGTGCGCACAGCTCCATAACTGTAGGGGTGACATGCAAGTGTCTCCCATCAAATGAAAGGGAACAAACTGGGCTTGCATGGAAAACAACACTCAATCTCACACTCACCCTCTTTGGTgtaggaaacaaaaaacacacaaaaacactttagAAACAATCTTCAtttcttgtttattaaaacagtcCTCATTGCTGCTACAATCTAACACTGCTGAATGAAACCTGAACATGCAATGAACATTGGGTACATTCTGAATAGATTGAGCTGAAAACAA
The window above is part of the Polyodon spathula isolate WHYD16114869_AA unplaced genomic scaffold, ASM1765450v1 scaffolds_3527, whole genome shotgun sequence genome. Proteins encoded here:
- the LOC121312086 gene encoding E3 ubiquitin-protein ligase TRIM47-like, which produces MASDLWTEDQFSCSVCLELLKDPVTTSCGHSYCIGCIKNCWDQTDHTSVYRCPQCRETFTPMPDLSRNTMLAEVLEKLKKTGLNPPPAQSYAGPEDVPCDFCTGRKFKAVNSCLTCLASYCETHIKPHSEVTPLKRHKLINATGNLEQKLCTEHQKVLEVFCRTDQTCICMLCTQDEHKSHDTVSAEKERTGKQVTV